One genomic segment of Mycolicibacterium chubuense NBB4 includes these proteins:
- the ngg gene encoding N-acetylglutaminylglutamine synthetase, translating into MTSLDPRADPGAEPSEAITLALHEAATQDVLDTMADDVVLELGWGRLIFGQTFADPERLAAVLRDEAQGRRDICIYAREPHVLVAKAPAELFIDPSHTYRLRFTEDFDAGPPLSGFTVRTLQSREDADEMNRVYVRCGMVPAPTDVIWDNHQHQDSVDYLVAVTDDGSVIGTVTGVDHKTLFSDPEEGSSLWTLAVDPTATLPGVGAALTRRLAAIYRDRGRAYMDLSVTHDNNAAIALYEKLGFTRVPVMAVKRKNAINEPLFTHPPETVDDLNPYARIIADEAMRRGIWVEVLDAEAGEMRLSHGGRSVVTRESLSEYTSAVAMSRCDDKRLTRRIVSDAGIKVPKGRLATFDDADHAFLAEVGDVVVKPTRGEQGKGITVGVDGPEELDAALARAREQHPEVLIEQRAEGDDLRLVVIDGKVVAAALRKPAEVTGTGRHTIAELIEAQSRRREAATGGESRIPIDVVTESTVKEAGYSFDDVLPEGEQLRVRRTANLHQGGTIHDVTATVHPELCRVAVTAAAAIGIPVTGIDLLVPDVTEPEYAFIEANERPGLANHEPQPTAQAFVDFLFPNQPGLPQAWTPDEVPGPA; encoded by the coding sequence ATGACCAGTCTGGACCCGCGGGCCGATCCGGGCGCCGAGCCCTCCGAAGCGATCACCCTCGCGCTGCACGAGGCGGCGACACAGGATGTGCTCGACACGATGGCCGACGACGTCGTCCTCGAATTGGGTTGGGGCCGCTTGATCTTCGGGCAGACCTTCGCCGATCCCGAGCGGCTTGCCGCGGTGTTGCGCGATGAGGCGCAGGGACGCCGCGACATCTGCATCTACGCGCGCGAACCTCACGTTCTGGTCGCGAAGGCGCCCGCGGAACTGTTCATCGACCCCAGCCACACCTACCGGCTGAGGTTCACCGAGGACTTCGACGCCGGTCCCCCGCTGTCCGGATTCACCGTGCGGACCCTGCAGAGCCGCGAGGACGCCGACGAGATGAACCGCGTCTACGTCCGCTGCGGCATGGTCCCGGCGCCCACGGACGTGATCTGGGACAACCACCAGCACCAGGACTCGGTCGACTACCTCGTCGCGGTGACCGACGACGGCAGCGTGATCGGCACCGTCACCGGCGTCGACCACAAGACACTGTTCTCGGACCCGGAGGAGGGCTCGAGCCTGTGGACGCTGGCCGTCGATCCCACGGCCACCCTGCCGGGCGTCGGCGCCGCGCTGACTCGCCGGCTGGCGGCCATCTACCGCGACCGCGGCCGCGCCTACATGGACCTGTCGGTCACCCACGACAACAACGCGGCCATCGCGCTGTACGAGAAGCTCGGCTTCACCCGGGTCCCCGTCATGGCGGTGAAACGCAAGAACGCCATCAACGAGCCACTGTTCACCCATCCGCCGGAGACCGTCGACGACCTCAACCCGTACGCGCGGATCATCGCCGACGAGGCGATGCGCCGGGGCATCTGGGTGGAGGTGCTCGACGCCGAAGCCGGTGAGATGCGCCTGTCGCACGGCGGCCGCAGTGTCGTCACGCGAGAGTCGTTGTCGGAGTACACCTCCGCGGTGGCGATGAGCCGGTGCGACGACAAGCGGCTCACTCGCCGGATCGTCTCCGATGCCGGCATCAAGGTCCCCAAGGGCCGGCTGGCGACGTTCGACGACGCCGACCACGCGTTCCTCGCCGAGGTCGGCGACGTCGTGGTCAAGCCCACGCGCGGCGAGCAGGGCAAGGGCATCACCGTCGGTGTGGACGGGCCCGAGGAGCTCGACGCGGCGCTGGCCCGCGCCCGCGAACAGCACCCCGAGGTGCTCATCGAGCAGCGCGCCGAAGGCGACGATCTGCGCCTCGTCGTCATCGACGGCAAGGTCGTCGCCGCCGCCCTGCGCAAGCCCGCCGAGGTGACCGGCACCGGCAGGCACACCATCGCCGAGCTGATCGAGGCGCAGAGCCGGCGACGGGAAGCCGCCACGGGCGGTGAGTCGCGGATCCCGATCGACGTGGTGACCGAGTCGACCGTCAAGGAGGCCGGCTATTCCTTCGACGACGTCCTGCCCGAGGGCGAGCAGCTGCGGGTCCGGCGCACGGCAAACCTGCACCAGGGCGGCACAATTCACGACGTCACCGCGACGGTGCACCCGGAACTGTGCCGCGTGGCGGTCACCGCCGCCGCCGCGATCGGGATCCCGGTGACGGGTATCGACCTGCTGGTGCCCGATGTCACCGAACCGGAGTACGCCTTCATCGAGGCCAACGAGCGGCCCGGGTTGGCCAACCACGAACCCCAGCCCACGGCCCAGGCGTTCGTCGATTTCCTGTTCCCCAACCAGCCCGGCCTGCCGCAGGCCTGGACACCCGACGAGGTCCCCGGCCCCGCCTAG